agagagacagagagacagacagacagagagacagacagagagaaagacagagagacagacagagagagacagacagagagacagacagagagaaagagacagacagagagacagacagagagacagacagagagagagacagagagagagagagacagacagagagagagacagagagagagagacagagagagagacagacagagagagagagacagagagacagacagacagagagacagacagagagaaagacagagagacagacagagagagagacagacagagagacagacagagagacagacagagagaaagagacagacagagagacagacagagagacagacagagagaaagagacagacagagagacagacagagagacagacagagagaaagagacagacagagagacagacagagagacagacagagagaaagagacagacagagagacagacagagagagaggggaacaAAGGAATACAGTAACACCCATTGTGTATgctgctgttatgggaaaataatcaacaatggggtggtgtgatgaagcagagtttctGTTAGTGCTTGATTATTTATCTGTAACAGCATCtcaccaagtgttttattcctcatctACAGCAcgattttcatttattaaacaacgtcatactttttgtccatttttaattacatttaatattaacaaaacaagttagttctgctctcacttatgttatagcagctacaaacaccTGCttcctcaccagccctctctccattctctctctttattctctctctccattctctctctttattctctctctccattctctctctttattctctctctccattctctctctttattctctctctctttattctctctctttattctctctctttattctctctctctttattctctctctctttattctctctctctctttattctctctctctctttattctctctctttattctctctctctttattctctctctctttattctctctctccattatctctctttattctctctctccattctctctctttattccctcttccattctctctctttattctctctctttattctctctctttattccctctctccattctctctctttattctctctctttattctctctctctttattctctctctctttattctctctctccattatctctctttattccctcttccattctctctctttattctctctatttattctctctctctttattctctctctctttattctctctctctttattctctctctttattctctctctttattccctctctccattctctctctttattctctctctttattctctctctctttattctctctctccattatctctctttattccctcttccattctctctctttattctctctatttattctctctctctctttattctctctctttattctctctctctttattctctctctctttattctctctctccattatctctctttattctctctctccattctctctctttattccctcttccattctctctctttattctctctctttattctctctctttattctctctctctttattctctctctctttattctctctctccattatctctctttattccctcttccattctctctctttattctctctctttattctctctctctttattctctctctctttattctctctctttattctctctctttattccctctctccattctctctctttattctctctctttattctctctctctttattctctctctccattatctctctttattccctcttccattctctctctttattctctctatttattctctctctctttattctctctctttattctctctctctttattctctctctctttattctctctctccattatctctctttattctctctctccattctctctctttattccctcttccattctctctctttattctctctatttattctctctctctgtttattctctctccattccctctctctattccctctctccattctctctctttattctctctctccattctctctctttattctctctatttattctctctctctttttattctctctctccattccctctctccattccctctctccatttattctctctctttattctctctcgtgaatttaataagacaaatacacagcttgtcatgttactgagaatcTCGTCTGTCCTGACGATGTCGAGAaaacataaagttacagctttactctGACTGGttaaatttaaatgtgaaataaacatctccttacagaaaacttcaccatctcAGTGATCACACACGTTCTTCTAATCTAATTATTATGAGTGGAGCGTCcactgtacacgtccctgtgagtgagcggttactatagaaacattatcatattagaacaagtgcattaatatacagtacacctGTGATTTGAGATACTAACTACTTAATTATCAATTAAgacgttctgaccaatcagaatccagagtttaacagcactgtgggaTTAACAGCCTTTAACTGAGCAGAACCGAGTAAAATACACTGTCACTGATTAACGTATTCCATACACACCTTTACTGGCTGAGGTGAGGGACAGCAAAGAGAACAGCACAACTCCCAACGCGAGCATCttactgcaaacacacacacacacacacacacacacacacatgatgagTACATTAAACAtcttaaatgtacagtattatcCCAACAATTACATCAAAAGTCTTTACAgaacaaagtttgtacaaaacaaaatgtagaCACAATGTTGCTCGCAAAATCGCAATAATGATTAGACATCTTTACAGCAAGCTTTGTTGatcagttaataataataatatcttgttgttgttgttaagaaGAATTTTACACTATTTACAATTTTCACATGTAAGAAATTGCCTTAAAGCCTCCACgtgtacaaacaaaacaaaaaaataaattaaaagaataaCAAGTGTCAGAAAATCCCTAACCTCTTATAAAATGAACGTAAAAGCAGACAGACTTACAGTGTGCAGTTTACCAACACGCCCAGGAAACTcaaagctcacacacacacacacaggacctcTATCCTCCTTGCACGgtagtgacatcatcatcatctagaCAAAAGATTCAGTGTGAGGCTCAGCAGTCATTTGATGTGCTTAATCAtagacttttacacacacacacacacacacacacacacacacacacacacacacactttctgtgatGTTTCTTTGGACTTCTGAGTTAatgtaatctatttatttatttttttgctttttgttaaGTTGCAGTtttgtatagatagatagatagatagatagatcttcCATTTTTATAGGCTCagaagtaattggacaattgactgataagcagtttcctGGTCAGGTGTGacctgtttcctcgttatttcagGACAGATTAAGGAGGTAAAAGGGCTGAACTTGCATTCGATAGATGTTCATCAcataaacctgcaattttaacagaggtgtgtaaactttttatattcattgaCCATTGATAAGCAAGCTGGGGTTCACTTCAGCAAAGCTCAAGTATTAGTTTATACTATAATCGTTCAAAAATCTCGTGTCAATTGTAGActcatttcacagtaatttgAAGAGTAATTACTAAAGATTTTCACCAGACTCTATTtcttaattactttaattattttgttaacTTTTACTCAACTGAATTATTACTAGAGTAGCCCCTTGTTTGTTTCTTCCTTGTTTACTTAACCTTTGGCCTTGAAGTAACATGATGCGGCCTCAGAAATTGTTCTCTCGATAATAAACTGAACAATAAATCCCAGAACTCAGTAACGCTGCCCACTCTCCAATAGAAATATAATTGTTCCTTCTTcctacatttttgtttcattattttttatatataaaaatgctgTATATTGTGATTGTGATAGACTATCAGTATTATTTCTACCAGTTTGTAAAAACACAATCTTTCCCTCTGCATTGTGTTACTATAAAGGACACCAGACCACACCTTCCCAAATTACTggggatttatttattctccTGTAGACAGAATGGAAGTAGTACATGTGCAGTATGGattctctctcgcacacacaacCTGCTGTGAGAATGAGACTTAGCCCATTTTTACTAATCAATCTAAAAAATTATCCTCATTTTGACCCTAATCTTAACTAATCAGAACTGTACACACCCGTTGTCTTCAGGAGTTCTTAAAAATCTGCACTGGTGAGAATGTGAATTAGCATCACATTACATTAATAATCAAATACACCACATATCTCCCCAACCTTCTCCTCTAGTTCCTGTTtcattctctctatctcttcatCTTTCTTTTGTATTTGCTCTTTCTGTtgctctatctctccatctttctcttttatttcttcttgcAGTtgctctatctctccatctttctcttctATTTCTTCTTGCAGTTGCTCTATCTCTCCTTGTAGTTCTTGTTTCATCCTCTCaaccttttcctttttcttttccagtttcAGTCTTTTACACTTTTCTCTCAAGATGTCCAGAAGGGTCTGCATTTTTCAGTAAGAATCCACACTGAGTGAATGTCCTCCTCTGTAACTATTCAGAAAAATCAGTCAGTcaaaaaaatacacagttaGAAGAATTAAAGACTTTTTTACATTATGAACGTAAGGACTCACCTGATAAAACACTACACTGAGCAGCAAGCATGGTCATCAGGAGAGACCATGAggtcacacacagacagacagagagagacagacactgaCTGACTGTCGGTCACATATGAGAGCACTTCAGCTCTGCGAGCACTGAGACCCACACTGTTCCTTTACCCACTCATACCAGGGTGTACACTTCAGTCCCAGGTCAAGTTAATCTTTTGAAAAATTTGTGGAGGATAAGAGACGTGCTCCTACTCCTGATTGCTCACTCCACTAATCCCCTTTCTTCTGGAAGCTGTAGGTAAAATGCCATCATGGAATTTTACTTTAAGTAAGATTGAAGTTTCCAGAAGAAAGGGGATTGCTTGAGAGTGAGCAATCAGATATTAAATTCACTCATGATCGAAGTGTAGACCAACAGATGACATGGAGATACGTTTTAAAcgacaaacaaaaaatgacagGCGATGTGTACATAAGAtttaaatgacaacaaaaaaaacagatggtGGCTGGACATGTTTTCCGACATGCACCGAGGCGTATCTTCCTGTACTGCCTGTGCCCAAGCCAAGGTACACTACCTCATTCGCAATCATCGGACTTCTGATCAGGCAACCTGAtcccaattacacacacacccctctttATATAGAGGCGTTGTCCTGCCAGCTCTTTGCGAAGTAAACTTTGGACCAAAGTTCTTCAGCCTTTTATCAACTTCCTTGAGCTCCTCCATCATCTCAGGATCCATATCCCTTGCTTTTTGCTTAAGATCTCTCACGGTTCCTTTCAGGGCTTCCACCTCTACTGTTATCTCCTCCAGCATTTCTTCCTTTTCAACAATCATTTGCACCAatacatcacaatgttttttcCAGCCACCTTTAACTATCTGCTGCCTGCTCTCCATTTTGTCCCATcgctctttctccttctccatgtttcttctctcttcctcaAGCTGGAGCACCAAGCTGTCCTTATCAGCCTGAAATGTTCTCATCATTTAATCCCTTTCCTTCACCAGAGCCTCCATCTCTTCTCTCATCTGAGCTTCTCTGGCATCGCTGTCTCTCAGCTGGAGCTcgaatctctctttctccttctccatgtttcttctctcttcctcaAGCTGGAGCACCAAGCTGTCCTTATCAGCCTGAAATGTTGCCCTCATTTCATCTCTTTCCTTCTCCAGAGCCTCCATCTCTGatcaattaaaatgataaattactGAGAAACAACGTGAGAAAAACATGAATGAGTTaatacaacaaatattaataacaaaaaaatagttgttcaacaattaaataaagatatttccctcatcaattttttttttatttaagacaaATTAAAATGAGGAATTTAAAGTAAAACCGGGTCTGAACTGTGTGGAAGCTTTTCTCCACCACATTAGTAACATCTTTAGTCTAAAGTCGTTCTGGTCACATGACCTTTAATTACACAGAAAACTTGTTTTAtccaaacaaatattttttctcttgCTTACCTGATCGTCCTTTTATCTTCTTTCATTTATGCAAACTTATAAACtcgcagtagtgtgtgtgtgtgtgtgtgtgtgtgtgtgtgagagagagagagagagagagagagagatagactcTACAGCAGTCAGTTTGTAATTCTGCGCACTAGTGTGATTTCTGAtgaggaaaacacacactgttcattGGTGATAACTGATTAGAATgttaaataagtttaaaaacTACTTGCACTACAGTCCCTTGAGGTTTACACTTTACAGTGGAACCAGTcgaataaactttattaatgacTGATGGCGTGACTTTCACTCGACTGTGCAAGGCATCATGGGTAAAGGGTGTCTCTGGTTAAGtgaaacacaaaaaagaaagaaagaaaagggaacgATGGAAAAGTgtgaaagaataaaaagaaaccaATAAACtaagaaataaagaacaaagaaggaaaaaatgtaGAGATAGTGttataatagtgtgtgtgtgtgtgtgtgtgtgtgtgtgtgtgtgtgtatgtgagattaGTGTATAGTCTGTGATTATTAATTCTAGTCTGTTAAAACTTAAAAGCTAGATGATTTGAGTTCAGCCGtgtctttattaaacatttacactCTTTAATCAGTTTCCAGCTTTCAGAAATTCACCAGAGATCCAGAACATACCTGATCTACAGGTTTACACTAATCACATCTAATAACATCAACTCCTCACATTAAAcccagcatcacacacacacacacacacacacacacacacacacacacacacacacacacacacacacacagagcagtacAACACATCAACTGCTCAATATGTTCCTGTTGATTAAGTGTTCATGGATCAGAAGCTTTGATTGATTAACGATAAACCCGGTTCCCAtggaaacagagacagaaaaaaaacaacttttttttaaatggaagaaaaaagatttctaataatctttttttttttctaaaaaagatttctaataattacaaataaatcagtCCAAAATATTTTGTCAGATTTATTCAAAGAACGCCTCcaacaaaacagtttttgtgCTGCAGAGTTTTAAAGTTACACAGTAAGAAGAAAATGGAAGAGAGGGTAaatcagtaatcaggtgaaATCTAAGATTGAGCtaatatacatttttgtttcagaAACAGAGGATTTCTCTAAGAATACATTTTATATCTTAATCACAGACACTGATTCATCAGGAATGATAGTCACATTAGATAGTCTATTAGACATGGAAATCAAAGGAGAGAAATTCAGAAGCAGGTGTCAGAGACTTTTTAACAGTATTCTTCAGACATGTACTTCTCAACAACATTCCCATGGATTTTGTACTCGAGAAAATCCCAGTTGAGCACGTTCCCACTCGGAGCATTGTATTTTTTCTCATACAGCTGCTCAATCTGACATTCACTCAGAACACTATCAAACATGTGTACATCTGTAATTTCACCCACAAAGCTCTGTTTTTCATCAAAATTACCCAAAAATGAATCAGGATCCTGTCCGATAATTATAGCTCCATTTGGATGTACATTATGGCCACGCCTGTAGATGGTCAGCATGCTGCGGCATCCGTCCACCCAAAATGCGGTGTTTCCAGTGCTCGAATCCCAGGTGACACACAGATGAGTGGGTAAAGCTGACAGCATCGGGAGAGTAAAGAATGCAGCATCTTTACTGCTTCTCAAGTATAGAGAAAGtcttccatttttttctctccacacatTGAGCTCGTCAGCCTCTTGAGTGCGATAAGCGAACAGGATGATCTCTCGCTCGTACCAGATTTGAGTAGCAACGCGCATACAGAGTGTGAAGGCCTGCAAATTCAGAGGTTTCATTGGTGTGAGTTGCACATAGGCAGAGCTTGACTCTTCAGGGAAGACAAACACCTTACCTACTGGGAAAAATAACACAGAATAATACAGTTGTGTCCAAAAACCTCATGTGCACTTCTATTAACTGTTTTTATTCATGTGTTAGCCACAATGAACACAATCAGACATACTGTagatttaatgaataaaacagtgGTGAAGGTGATGAGGGAAAACTCCCAGAGATGAAGGATGGTGATGGATAGTGAGACTATAAATCGTTACAGAATaaaggtgtagaagagtaaagacaaacagtactgagtgtgttgaaaggatgttcaatATGAACATATGGGATCATATTTGGGAACACAGTAAGGATTTAAAATTGgcattaaatacataaatattcagacctcagacataaCTACAGAATTGAGCGCTATTCAGAAGTTACGGGAGCATTACGAAAGGGCGTAAAATTCCTCTAAAGCAGGTGTGTCTCATTTACATGCCATTCTGACCTTGTActtaagttattttttaaaacaatgtgtttatatatggaATCTTTATTGTTCTAACTCATTTGGTAAGAACTGGCAACTGGGGGTGCTATTTGGGAAGAGTGCTAGGTCCCCACAAATCATCCAATCCATATACAGCATTCATTTGACAGGGTAAACTTTGAGCTGTCACCACTACTTGAATGGTAGTTCCCAATCTTACCCAAATTGGCCACTGGGGGCTCTATTCAGTTTTTTATCACATAATAAACAAGTATATCTCTTGTAAAATAAGGTGTAAAGTAAACCATAAATTTTTCCCTTTGGACCATTTAATCCTACCCTCTCAAATGTCTGATAATTTGAATAATATGAAAAACTTAGTTTTGTGAACTGCTCCTAGAATTTTTGCCCAATCTTCAAAGTTGGTGACAAATTACTCAGCAGTACCTGAAActcaaaaataatcaaaaacatgtcaaaaacaagatttgtaaacaatatggctgCCACTTGCTTATAAATCCTAGTGAGGCGGTCATTAATAGGGGGCAGATATAAGTTCAAATAACTGTGTCTCAAGCCATATAAGTCTAGTTGAGCTGAAATGTGGTGTACTGCATTGGCATGCCAAACTGTAACTGGATTTAAATTATGAGTGAATTACTTCAAAAACATCAAAAGCTTTCAGTAATGAGCATTGAGCTACATATATTCACAAAACTTGATAAGTATGTTCTTTTCTGGTCTCTTTATTGTTGTATGTAACTTGGCAAGAACTGATCATAGGGGGAGCTATTTGTgaagggtgcttggaccccacagaTTGCTGCTTGTGGCtgtacttcttcttcttcttcttcttcttcttcttcttcttcttcttctcattattattattattattattattattattattattattattatttaaagcagTGCCTTCTTggataaaatatcattttaacttttaaaatttgaatttgattaaCAAAATGTGGTTTTATGCAGTTTAATTGAAGTAGTATCATGTATTATCTACACcagtatttctgtaaagctgatttgtgaTAACacatattgttaaaagcactataccaataaaacattttactcaGTTGATttaaattatatgaagtctgagGTCATTAACAAAACACCAACAGCAAATAGTCACAGTAACGTAAACATTTTAGtcacataaatgtaaacatttttctaAAGGattcttaatttgatttgacaTAAAATGTTGATAGAAACTTACAGTCAGTGGCTGAGGCCAGAACCAGAAGAAGCAACAACACCACAGtcaccttcatcttcatcttactgcaattgtttattatttaataggAAGTTACATAGTTAAATTATTAGAAATAATCATAACAGTTATATATaacagttatactgtatatcttaaTGAAATTATGGTACCAGAGAAATATTACTGcagactatttaaaaaatgcagattATAATATAAACAGCACATTTTATGAAAAAACTTACTTTTTTGAATACTTCTCAGCAAAAGAGAAATGCAGCTTTTGCTTAGAATGACTTGCACTTGTACATCACAGTGGATTTATAATGAAACGTGTGGGAGGAGGTTGGGCGTATCCAACCCAGTCTCACagataaaaaatatttgcattattttttccATGGAATGAACAGTCTGTCTCcctgttttaaatatatttgaaaaacaATAGTACATCTATCAAAGTCTTTGACCATTTGACATGCTGTGAAATCAACAAAACTCACTGGGCTTGGTAACGTCAATGATGTCAAATCACAGACAAAGTTATCCCTTGCATCCTAAAATggctttttcttttcacttttaataaaacagttaataaaacagtcccacacacatctctagttgagaatGATTATGAACTGGAGTAATGTAGCTGAGGtagaggaactgtcagagccacaGGTGACACAATATACGGACAattcaactgctttttttttttttttttttttccacaatgttTTACAGGGTACTAGGGGCAGAGTGGTAGGGTTCAGATTTAATTCATAACTCATGCAGGATGTCAAGTAAAGGAGGTGCTGATGAGGTGCTAATGCAGTTTAATCAGACAACAACAAATCCAAAGAATAAGgcagaagacaataatcatgggcaggcagaggtcaggcgatcaggcaaacagcagAAACAGGGCAGGGCAAAGAGACAAAGTCAAAAATCTAAGCAAAGTCAACATaccagaataaacagacatGATAATAAGGTTTAGTAACAACAGAGACAAggcaactgagcatatacttcacaaagagtgaatgcatagAAGGTCCTTTTAAACGGTactgattgtgctgtgaattggatggaggtgtgcatgattagaatgaaggtgagtgttctgggaattgcagtccatggcggccatgtttgtaggacGAAGTgtaggatgggaaatgtagtcactggtttgctgtgatatgacagagcCCCCACCCCCCCAGGGGCACTTCTCCCAAAGCggcaaaatacactccctcccacagcggtcctggccctctgggcaaaatgttcacacagcccctcaggttccAATGCAGGAATTGTCCAATAAgtagtgttgtggataaaaatgacatgaaataaacatgagggagacctagtatccagtaaaggggagaagaagaaatgacgacgggcacctagacacacagaagcggtattaggcggatattgacgaattggattcacactttaaagatcttttaagagtaatacactatggtttattagtcaaaaagtcaaaaagaagtataagagctgaggagtgctaacacacacacac
This Ictalurus furcatus strain D&B chromosome 1, Billie_1.0, whole genome shotgun sequence DNA region includes the following protein-coding sequences:
- the LOC128615302 gene encoding female protein-like isoform X2, producing MKMKVTVVLLLLLVLASATDLGKVFVFPEESSSAYVQLTPMKPLNLQAFTLCMRVATQIWYEREIILFAYRTQEADELNVWREKNGRLSLYLRSSKDAAFFTLPMLSALPTHLCVTWDSSTGNTAFWVDGCRSMLTIYRRGHNVHPNGAIIIGQDPDSFLGNFDEKQSFVGEITDVHMFDSVLSECQIEQLYEKKYNAPSGNVLNWDFLEYKIRLGLSGKVLLFPYETDFSFVKLSPQKPLSLAAFTLCMRISTELQDERQVILFAYRTNSTDELNVWREKDGRISFYLGGDGALFRLAPLSSFRTHLCLTWDSSTGLTAFHMDGRRSTRQIYKPGHKIRPHGTALLGQDPDTHLGGFEVMQSFVGEMTDVNMWDFALSRMQISALYANLKHRVPRGNVFDWSTVKYEIHGNVVVVQDD